From the genome of Pelosinus fermentans DSM 17108:
TGTCACAATGATACAGGTCTTGCTACGGCCAATACCTTAATTGCTGTCAAAAATGGAGCCACTAAAGTAGAATGTACCTTAAATGGTATTGGCGAACGTGCAGGCAATGCAGCATTAGAAGAAGTAGCAGTGGGTCTTAAGCTACGTTCCTCCTATTACAATGCCCACACTAATGTGGTGCTTAAAGAAATAAAAACAACCTCAAAGCTTGTCAGCACTTTAATGGGATTAGATATCCAGGTTAACAAAGCAATTACCGGTGACAATGCTTTTGCTCATTCCTCTGGTATACACCAAGATGGTCTGCTAAAATCTCGTGATGCCTATGAAATTATTAGACCCGAAGATGTTGGCGTGGAAAATATGGAACTCATTCTAACAGCCAGATCGGGAAGACATGCCTTTAAAGATGCTATCAGCAAAATCATACACAAAAACATCGAAAATAAGGACTTCGAAAATCTTTTCAATAATTTTTTGAACCTTGCCGACTTAAAGAAAGAAGTCTATACTCATGATCTCTATTACCTCGTTGACCGCTACTATTTTGAGCAAGGCAATACCCAAGCAGAAGTACACACGGTAAGCGGAAAGTTATATGAACTCGTGGCTTCCCAGGTAATCAGTAATGATATTTTTCCATCTGCAAGTGTACGCTTAAAACGTGGTGAAGAATTTTTTAAAGACAGCGCAGTTGGAGATGGTCCTATTGATGCGCTTTATACAGCCATAAAGAACATTGTAGGTTTTGACATCGAATTAGTGGAATATAAGATCACTAGTGTTTCAAGAGGCAAAGAGGCTCTAGGACGCGTCAATTTACAAATTCGATATAACAATAAAGTCTATTCATCTAAAGCAGTCGACACAGATATTATAAGAGCCAGCGCTTTAGCTTTTCTCAATGGCGTAAACATGATTATCATTGAAGACATTGGTAACGAAAAATAACGCACAATACTTGATAATTTACTATTGCCAAAAGGCATACAACTCCTTCTTCTATTGAAGTAAGAGTTGTATGCCTTTATGGCAATATGATACGGATTATCCATCTTCAGCTACTGGCACCCTTCACAGCCTTCCGAAATCGTCTTCTTACCGTGATTCTTTACCCTAGGCACTGCATAGGAGGCAGGCTTTGATGCAATACTTTCTAGCGTCGCTATATAAAATTCAGGCAATCCCTGCTCTTTTGCCCCTTGAACAATTATATCTAAATACTCGGTGCTAGGCAGCTTAGGTTTTCCCAATCTGGCTTTCTTATAAATACTTGCTTCTCTGACCCTACTTTGCTCATCAAGTACTTCTACCGGATAATGAAAATACTCCCCAGTTCCATCTAACCTAACGTCTTCGCAATTATCTAATTGTTCCCAATCATAAGATTCTAATTGATACAACACTCCCCACACTTCCGATTGAGTATCAGGAATAACAGTTTCTACAGCTCCATCCCAGATAACAGAATTTTCATAAAACCCTATTTTATGCTCCGGTAATCGGGCTATGCAAAGTACACGTGGCTTAGTGCATTTTTGCTTCATTCTTTCAAAATCGAGATTAAACCCATAAGCAAAATAAAGACGACTTGGATTGGTTGTTCCCATATGATTACACCCCTTTTATTTTCTACTCATGATCTGCAGGTTATTTAAGCCGCTATCAGTGCAGCCGAACATCCTTCAGCAGGAAGCATAGCAATAAATAAAAAAGCGCCAAAAACAATACGAATTGTCTTGGAGCGCCATTGCTTCACTACTTTATTCTCTTTTGAGTTCCTTTAGAATATCATATCTCAAAGTAAGAGATATGTCTAATAAAATTTTAATCAATATATAATAATAGCAGCTGCAGTTTTTCTATTTTATGATTTTTGATGAATATATCCTGCTAGCTGCTACAAATCACTTGCAGGAAGATCTCCATTGTACCACCGCAAACCATACCTTCATCAGCAGCAGTATCATCGAGTAACGACAGAATATGAGTAAACGACACCCCCTCATCCAATGCTCGAAGAGCTTGTAACTTAGCTTCTGACTCTGTACAACCACCACCAATCGTACCTAGTATCTTTCCATCAGGATAGACAAGCATCTTGGTGCCAGCTTTACGAGGCGTCGATCCACGAGTATCAATGACCGTGACTAATACAGCCCTACTCTTTTCCTCTTTAACTATACAAATAGCCTTAAAAATTTTCGCATCCATCTTATTCCCTCCTTTTACCGCTAAGCGGTAAGCAGGTAGCATTTCGAGCTGATGCTAATATCTCTGCAACAATACTAAGAGCAATTTCCGCTGGTGTCTGAGCACCAAGGTCAAGACCAATGGGAGCTCGCAGACGTGATAAATTCTCTGCTGCGATACCTTCTTCAGTCAGTTTGTCCCTAATCCCTTTCACCCTTCGTTTACTACCGATCATCCCTAGATACGGTACCGGATAATTAAGTACAGCCCGTAAACATTCTAAATCATAACGATGCCCTCTAGTAACTATGATAATTGCCGAATAATCGTTACTTTCTACGTCTTTTAAAGCAGTTCCAAAGTTTTCACAAATAACTTTTTCTGCATTGGGGAAAGAAAGGGTATTGGCAAACTCTGGACGGTCATCTATTACTGTTACAGCATAACCAATCAGATGCAACAATTCTACTACGGGCTGACTGATGTGTCCACCACCTAGCACTAAAGCACTCAGACGAGTGCACAAACAATCCCAAAAAAGGCGGTAAGCCCCCTCATATTCTATTTCTATGATAGTGGGCCTCTGCCAATTTGCTGTTTCTATCTTATTAACAACCAAAGCTGTAAATTCTTTGTCAATAAGCATTCCTTCAAACTCATTTCCCTTGGATATAGTCAACATTTTTCCTAAGTGAATTGTTTGATCTTTCGGAGTGCCTACTATTGTTATAATTTGCGTCGATTGAAAATGATTGAATTGTTGTAAAATATTTGAGAAATGATCCATATCTTCTCCTTTCCACAAACCTTAGATAAGGCCGACTAAGGGTAATCTTGATTCCTTCATCATATCAACTTACGTAGCAAATAAATCCCCTTAGGGTCTTCGTCACACAAATTGCCATTTTGTACAACCTGCTGCCCTCGCAAAAAAACGTGTAAAGCTTTACCTTTTTGTTGAAACCCTTCATAAGGTGTATAGTCAACTCGCTGTTGCTGGACTTGGGCGCTAATTACTGAGACATCACTTATATCCCATACTACAATATCAGCATCACTGCCTGGTGCTATCGTTCCTTTGCGAGGAAATAGTCCAAAGATTTTTGCTGGCTGAGTTGCAGTTACATTAACAAATGTATTTATACTGATTTTTCCTGGGACAACACCATAAGTATAGAGGAGTCCTAAGCGATTCTCCACTCCTGGAATACCATTTGGGATCATACTAAAGTCATGCAAACCAGCATCTTTCTGTCCATGAAAATTGAAAGAGCAATGATCTGTGGCAACAACATCAAGCATTCCATCATGTAAACCTCGCCAAAGAAAATCCTGATTTTCTTTCTTGCGCAAGGGAGGCGATATTACATATTTGGCGCTTTCAAAATGATCTTTGCTATAATAACTTTCATCCAACAATAAATACTGAGGACATGTCTCAGCATAAACTCGATTACCCCTACATTTTGCCTTCATCACAATTTGCAAAGCATTATTTGAACTTAAATGTACAATATAAACTAACGATTGGGCAGCATGTGCTAAAGCAATAATCCTGTAAACAGCCTCCTCTTCTGCCACAATAGGGCGCGATAGAGGATGATAATAAGGCGTTACATTCCCTTGACTGCGATAACGCTTTACTAAATTGTAGATCATATCCCCGTTTTCACAATGGACACAAACTAGCACGCCGCACTGTTTACTCTTAACTAAGGCTTGAAATAAAATATCATCATCAACCTGCAAAAAATTTTTATAAGCCATATATAATTTAATAGAAGTCACCCCAGCGCTTTGTGATAACCAACCTATTTCCTCAGCTATATCATCATTCCATTCCGTTATAGCCATATGGAAGCCATAATCCACATAACAGT
Proteins encoded in this window:
- a CDS encoding 2-isopropylmalate synthase is translated as MSRRVLVLDTTLRDGEQVPGAKLNIYEKLEIAHQLKKLNVDIIEAGFPSSSKGDFDSVQRIAKEIIDGPMITALARAVKADLDAVYESIKYAQNPLIHIVLGTSAIHVEKKFNKSKESILEMGIDAVRYAKTLLPNVQYSTEDASRSDFEYLWKTIEQVVKAGATMINIPDTVGYAVPEEFGELINKINYRLKNLNDKVILSVHCHNDTGLATANTLIAVKNGATKVECTLNGIGERAGNAALEEVAVGLKLRSSYYNAHTNVVLKEIKTTSKLVSTLMGLDIQVNKAITGDNAFAHSSGIHQDGLLKSRDAYEIIRPEDVGVENMELILTARSGRHAFKDAISKIIHKNIENKDFENLFNNFLNLADLKKEVYTHDLYYLVDRYYFEQGNTQAEVHTVSGKLYELVASQVISNDIFPSASVRLKRGEEFFKDSAVGDGPIDALYTAIKNIVGFDIELVEYKITSVSRGKEALGRVNLQIRYNNKVYSSKAVDTDIIRASALAFLNGVNMIIIEDIGNEK
- a CDS encoding gamma-glutamylcyclotransferase family protein → MGTTNPSRLYFAYGFNLDFERMKQKCTKPRVLCIARLPEHKIGFYENSVIWDGAVETVIPDTQSEVWGVLYQLESYDWEQLDNCEDVRLDGTGEYFHYPVEVLDEQSRVREASIYKKARLGKPKLPSTEYLDIIVQGAKEQGLPEFYIATLESIASKPASYAVPRVKNHGKKTISEGCEGCQ
- a CDS encoding XdhC family protein, coding for MDAKIFKAICIVKEEKSRAVLVTVIDTRGSTPRKAGTKMLVYPDGKILGTIGGGCTESEAKLQALRALDEGVSFTHILSLLDDTAADEGMVCGGTMEIFLQVICSS
- a CDS encoding XdhC family protein, whose product is MDHFSNILQQFNHFQSTQIITIVGTPKDQTIHLGKMLTISKGNEFEGMLIDKEFTALVVNKIETANWQRPTIIEIEYEGAYRLFWDCLCTRLSALVLGGGHISQPVVELLHLIGYAVTVIDDRPEFANTLSFPNAEKVICENFGTALKDVESNDYSAIIIVTRGHRYDLECLRAVLNYPVPYLGMIGSKRRVKGIRDKLTEEGIAAENLSRLRAPIGLDLGAQTPAEIALSIVAEILASARNATCLPLSGKRRE
- the hydA gene encoding dihydropyrimidinase — encoded protein: MGIVLRGGTIVTAVDYYKADIRIEGEKIVAIGKEIILPEDRILDVEGHLLLPGGVDVHTHFDLPVGNTATADDFISGTQGAIMGGTTTIIDYATQFKGQTLKAALANWHAKAQGNCYVDYGFHMAITEWNDDIAEEIGWLSQSAGVTSIKLYMAYKNFLQVDDDILFQALVKSKQCGVLVCVHCENGDMIYNLVKRYRSQGNVTPYYHPLSRPIVAEEEAVYRIIALAHAAQSLVYIVHLSSNNALQIVMKAKCRGNRVYAETCPQYLLLDESYYSKDHFESAKYVISPPLRKKENQDFLWRGLHDGMLDVVATDHCSFNFHGQKDAGLHDFSMIPNGIPGVENRLGLLYTYGVVPGKISINTFVNVTATQPAKIFGLFPRKGTIAPGSDADIVVWDISDVSVISAQVQQQRVDYTPYEGFQQKGKALHVFLRGQQVVQNGNLCDEDPKGIYLLRKLI